TGAACTCAGAGAATTCCATTCTGTCTTGAGACGTGAAGAAAGCCAAATCGGAAGTACTCTGTACTTCTCAATCTCTCCAATTTCCACCCATTTGACTTCAACCAACGTTGGAACTCCCGAGTTATCTGGATCTGATCCCAGGTTGGTCCTTCCCGAGACGTAATCGCAGGAAAATATCACCTCCAGAAGGCTTTCTCTTTTGAATTCCTGTAGTGCAACAACCGATTTAGGAAAGACTTCAAGATAAGTCTCTTCCCTTATCTCTCTCTTGATTGCAGTAAAAAGATCTTCGCCTGGTTCAACAAGTCCGCCGGGGAAACACCAGAAGGGAGGTCTGTCGCGATGCTCATGACGAACAAGAAGAACAGATTCGTCTTTTATGACCAAAGCTCTTACACTAATACGATGTGTATTCTTCATATGCACACCTCGACCATGCCTCATTTCAAGTATATCACCTCTTCGCCTCTTGATTGATATAATTTCATATATGATAGGAGGTTATGAGATGCGCTATTCAAGAGTTAGAACGATTACAACCATGGGTCTTAACGTTTTGGATGTTCTCGTTGAGCTGGATATTGACAGCAGGGCAGTAATCCAGGAGATGGATATCGTAGGTCTTGGAGACACCGTAATTAAGGAGAGCAAGAAGAGAGTTAAGAGTGCCGTCAAGAACTCGGGGATAGAGCTACCCAACGGTCGAATAACGGTCAACCTAGCTCCGAGCGATGTGAAAAAGGAGGGATCTTATCTCGATCTTCCTATAGCGGTGGGGTTGCTTAAGGCAACTTCGAAAATCAAAACCGATCTTTCCGATTACATTTTCTTTGGTGAACTGGGTCTTGACGGAAGCCTTAGGCGAGTAAGAGGCGTCTTGCCAATTCTGCTTTCGCTTTCCAGCAGGGCAAATGGTCTAAGAGTTGTGCTTCCTGCCCCAAACAGACAGGAAGCTACAATAGTGAACAACCTTACTATTTTCACGGCGGATAGTTTGAACGATTTGGTTGGCTTTTTGAACGGACACGTGGAGAAAAAACCCGTCGTCTATTCGCAGCCCGAATTGGGAAGTATGAATGGGCCGGACATGTCTGAGATAAAGGGACAGGAGTTTGCTAAGAGGGCTTCTGAAGTCGCCGCGGCAGGAGGGCACAACATTTCCCTTCGAGGGTCCCCGGGATGTGGAAAAACAATGCTTGCCCGCAGAATTCCATCTATTCTCCCTCCGCTAACTATGGATGAAGCTATTGAGACCACAATGATTTACAGCGTTGCTGGACTGCTGGGTGAAAGAGGCCTGATAAAAGAGAGACCATTCAGGTCTCCTCACCATACTGCGTCGACAACATCTATCGTTGGTGGTGGAAATGATGCTAGACCGGGTGAAATTAGTCTTGCCCACAACGGTGTCTTATTCATGGACGAGTTTCCGGAGTTCAGAAGAGATGTAATCGAGGCTCTCAGACAACCGCTGGAGGATGGAGTAATTACTGTTGCAAGAGCAAAACTGACAGCCACTTATCCTGCCAGATTCATGCTCATAGCTGCCCAAAACCCGTGTCCTTGCGGATGGTACGGGGACAAAACAAGAGAGTGCACATGTTCTTGGTATGACATTCAAAGATATAACAGGAAGATCTCGGGTCCAATGGAAGATAGGATAGATATCTTCGTTGACATGCCAAGACTCGATTTCGATAAGTATATGGAAAACTCAACGGCAGAAAGCTCTGACGAAGTTCGGAAGAGAGTTATTACGGCAAGGAAGAGACAGTCGTCGAGATATGCAGGAATGAGCATATTTTCGAATAGTCAGCTCAGTCATGCCTTACTGAAAGAATACGTGCCGCTAGACTCAGCATCGAGATCA
This genomic stretch from Mesotoga sp. Brook.08.105.5.1 harbors:
- a CDS encoding NUDIX domain-containing protein, with the translated sequence MKNTHRISVRALVIKDESVLLVRHEHRDRPPFWCFPGGLVEPGEDLFTAIKREIREETYLEVFPKSVVALQEFKRESLLEVIFSCDYVSGRTNLGSDPDNSGVPTLVEVKWVEIGEIEKYRVLPIWLSSRLKTEWNSLSSVQLYEVASKHQLRTGSPDSSVL
- a CDS encoding YifB family Mg chelatase-like AAA ATPase — translated: MRYSRVRTITTMGLNVLDVLVELDIDSRAVIQEMDIVGLGDTVIKESKKRVKSAVKNSGIELPNGRITVNLAPSDVKKEGSYLDLPIAVGLLKATSKIKTDLSDYIFFGELGLDGSLRRVRGVLPILLSLSSRANGLRVVLPAPNRQEATIVNNLTIFTADSLNDLVGFLNGHVEKKPVVYSQPELGSMNGPDMSEIKGQEFAKRASEVAAAGGHNISLRGSPGCGKTMLARRIPSILPPLTMDEAIETTMIYSVAGLLGERGLIKERPFRSPHHTASTTSIVGGGNDARPGEISLAHNGVLFMDEFPEFRRDVIEALRQPLEDGVITVARAKLTATYPARFMLIAAQNPCPCGWYGDKTRECTCSWYDIQRYNRKISGPMEDRIDIFVDMPRLDFDKYMENSTAESSDEVRKRVITARKRQSSRYAGMSIFSNSQLSHALLKEYVPLDSASRSLLSAAVEKMKLTARAIDRVLKVALTIADLEESEVKARHIAEALQYRRKT